In Lacerta agilis isolate rLacAgi1 chromosome 1, rLacAgi1.pri, whole genome shotgun sequence, the following proteins share a genomic window:
- the LOC117052069 gene encoding olfactory receptor 1019-like, which produces MEYTNHSIVTEFILLGFMEHPELWSILFLAFILIYIVTVSGNIGIIILAALVANLHTPMYFFLSNLSLVDIGYSTTIAPRLLMTFLQKNSTIPFTECTVQFFFFCMFATVETCLLAVMAYDRFTAICNPLLYFVAMSKKLCMVLVTGAYICGFVNSAVQTSLIFSLSFCNSNAISHFFCDIPPILKLSCSSTEVANTVHFILCTVIVLATLLIILISYIYIIFAVLQIRSAQGRQKAFSTCASHLTSVTIFYGTIIFMYMRPNSSVSTDEDKIVSVFYTLVIPMLNPLIYSLRNKDVKDAFIRMRGKISLN; this is translated from the coding sequence ATGGAATACACAAATCACAGCATTGTGACTGAATTCATCCTTCTGGGCTTCATGGAACATCCAGAGTTGTGGTCCATTCTCTTCCTGGCATTTATCTTGATCTACATTGTCACAGTCTCAGGAAATATTGGCATCATCATCCTAGCCGCTCTTGTTGCAAACCTTCATACCCCAATGTACTTTTTCCTCAGCAACCTTTCCTTGGTTGACATTGGCTATTCCACTACTATCGCTCCCAGGTTGCTGATGACATTTCTACAAAAGAATAGCACTATTCCATTCACAGAGTGTACCGTGCAATTCTTCTTTTTCTGTATGTTTGCCACAGTTGAAACTTGCCTTCTAGCTGTTATGGCTTATGATCGCTTTACTGCCATTTGCAACCCATTACTCTATTTTGTTGCCATGTCTAAAAAGCTGTGTATGGTGTTAGTAACAGGTGCATATATTTGTGGATTTGTTAATTCAGCTGTTCAGACTTCATTGATATTTAGCCTGTCCTTCTGCAACTCAAATGCTATCAGTCACTTCTTTTGTGACATCCCCCCCATCCTGAAACTTTCCTGTTCAAGCACTGAAGTAGCGAACACTGTACACTTTATCTTATGTACTGTGATAGTTTTGGCCACTTTGTTGATTATCCTCATCTCCTATATCTATATAATTTTTGCAGTCCTGCAGATTCGCTCTGCCCAGGGCAGACAGAAAGCTTTTTCCACCTGTGCCTCCCATCTCACGTCTGTCACAATCTTCTATGGAACCATAATCTTTATGTATATGAGGCCCAATTCCAGTGTCTCAACAGATGAAGATAAAATTGTTTCAGTGTTCTATACCCTTGTGATCCCGATGCTAAATCCATTGATTTACAGCTTGAGAAATAAGGATGTGAAGGACGCTTTCATAAGGATGAGAGGGAAGATTTCATTAAATTAA
- the LOC117044166 gene encoding olfactory receptor 1019-like: MAYTNQTMVTEFIFVGFMEYPELWALLFLLFLLIYIITVSGNLGIIILATLDANLHTPMYFFLSNLSLVDVGYSTTIAPRLLMTFLEGNNAIAFTECTVQFFFFCLFVTVEACLLAVMAYDRFAAICNPLLYFVAMSKKLCLVLVTGAYICGFVNSAVQASLIFSLSFCSSNVINHFFCDIPPILKLSCSSTEVANTVHFIFSTAIVTTTLLIILISYTYIIFAILRIRSAQGRHKAFSTCASHLTSVTIFYGTIIFMYLRPNSSVSMDEDKIVSVFYTLVIPMLNPLIYSLRNKDVKDATRQSLKPIREPNPCPWKVEMWQCHLPTLPGHTLKANKQVFPASLQPRVLELQADEASWSHRCSPESQDSASGASPHPKRASVV; the protein is encoded by the exons ATGGCGTACACAAATCAAACCATGGTGACTGAATTCATCTTCGTAGGCTTTATGGAATATCCAGAGCTGTGGGCCcttctcttcctgctgttcctcttaaTCTATATTATCACAGTGTCAGGAAATCTTGGCATCATCATCCTAGCCACCCTTGATGCAAACCTGCACACTCCCATGTACTTTTTCCTCAGCAACCTGTCCTTGGTTGACGTTGGCTATTCCACCACTATCGCTCCCAGGTTGCTGATGACCTTTCTGGAGGGCAATAATGCTATTGCATTCACAGAGTGTACCGTGCAATTCTTCTTTTTCTGTCTGTTTGTCACAGTTGAAGCTTGCCTTCTAGCTGTTATGGCTTATGATCGCTTTGCTGCCATTTGCAACCCATTACTCTATTTTGTTGCCATGTCTAAAAAGCTCTGTCTGGTGTTAGTAACAGGTGCATATATTTGTGGATTTGTTAATTCAGCTGTTCAAGCTTCATTGATATTTAGCCTGTCCTTCTGCAGCTCAAATGTTATCAATCATTTCTTTTGTGACATCCCTCCCATCCTTAAACTTTCCTGTTCAAGCACAGAAGTGGCTAACACTGTACATTTCATCTTTTCGACTGCAATAGTCACGACCACTTTGTTGATTATCCTCATCTCCTATACCTACATAATTTTTGCCATCCTGCGGATTCGCTCTGCCCAGGGCAGACACAAAGCTTTTTCCACCTGTGCCTCCCACCTCACGTCTGTCACAATCTTCTATGGGACCATCATCTTTATGTATCTGAGGCCCAATTCCAGTGTCTCAATGGATGAAGATAAAATTGTTTCAGTGTTCTATACTCTTGTGATCCCGATGCTAAATCCATTGATTTACAGTCTGAGAAATAAAGATGTGAAAGATGC CACCAGGCAAAGCCTGAAACCCATAAGGGAACCCAACCCCTGCCCATGGAAAGTGGAGATGTGGCAGTGCCACCTACCCACTTTACCTGGCCACACCCTGAAGGCAAATAAGCAGGTTTTCCCTGCATCACTCCAGCCCAGGGTCCTAGAGCTCCAAGCAGATGAGGCAAGTTGGTCTCATAGGTGTTCCCCAGAGTCCCAAGATTCAGCTTCAGGGGCATCCCCTCACCccaagagagccagcgtggtgtag
- the LOC117052080 gene encoding olfactory receptor 1019-like: MEYSNHSIVTEFILLGFMEHPELWTILFLAFTLIYIVTVSGNLGIIILAALDANLHTPMYFFLINLSLVDVGYSTTIVPRLLMTFLQRNSTIPFTECTMQFFFFCLFVTVETCLLAVMAYDRFTAICNPLLYFVAMSKKLCLVLVIGAYICGFVNSASQTSVIFSLSFCSSNVINHFFCDVPPILKLSCSSTQVAHMVNFIFATTIIMTTLLIILISYTYIIFAILRIRSTQGRHKAFSTCASHFMAVTIFYGTIIFMYLRPNSGVSKDEDKIVSVFYTLVIPMLNPLIYSLRNKDVKDAFIRMRGKISLN; the protein is encoded by the coding sequence ATGGAGTACTCGAATCACAGCATTGTGACTGAATTCATCCTTCTGGGATTCATGGAACATCCAGAGTTGTGGACCATTCTCTTCCTGGCATTCACCTTGATCTACATTGTCACAGTCTCAGGAAATCTTGGCATCATCATCCTAGCCGCTCTTGATGCAAACCTTCATACCCCAATGTACTTTTTCCTCATCAACCTGTCCTTGGTTGACGTTGGCTATTCCACTACTATCGTTCCTAGGTTGTTGATGACATTTCTACAGAGGAACAGCACTATTCCATTCACAGAGTGTACtatgcagtttttctttttctgtctgtTTGTCACAGTTGAAACTTGCCTTCTAGCTGTTATGGCTTATGATCGCTTCACTGCCATTTGCAACCCATTACTCTATTTTGTTGCCATGTCTAAAAAGCTCTGTCTGGTGTTAGTAATAGGTGCATATATTTGTGGCTTTGTAAATTCAGCTTCTCAGACTTCAGTGATATTTAGCCTGTCCTTCTGCAGCTCAAATGTTATCAATCATTTCTTTTGTGACGTTCCTCCCATCCTGAAACTTTCCTGTTCAAGCACACAAGTGGCTCACATGGTGAATTTCATCTTTGCTACAACAATAATCATGACCACTTTGTTGATTATCCTCATCTCCTATACCTACATAATTTTTGCCATCCTGCGGATTCGCTCTACCCAGGGCAGACACAAAGCCTTTTCCACTTGTGCCTCTCACTTCATGGCCGTTACAATCTTCTATGGGACCATCATCTTTATGTATCTGAGGCCCAATTCTGGGGTCTCAAAGGATGAAGATAAAATTGTTTCAGTGTTCTATACTCTTGTGATTCCAATGCTAAATCCATTGATTTACAGTTTGAGAAATAAAGATGTGAAAGATGCTTTCATAAGGATGAGAGGGAAGATTTCATTAaattaa
- the LOC117052092 gene encoding olfactory receptor 1019-like yields MEYSNHSIVTEFILLGFMEHPELWTILFLAFTLIHIVTVSGNLGIIILAALDANLRTPMYFFLSNLSLVDVGYSTTIIPSLLMTFLQKNSTIPFAECTVQFFFFSLFATVEFCLLAVMAYDRFTAICNPLLYFVTMSKKLCLVLVTGAYICGFVNSAAQTSLIFSLSFCSSNVINHFFCDVPPILKLSCSSTQVANTVHFIFSTAIAMTTLLIILISYIYIIFAILRIRSAQGRHKAFSTCASHFMVVTIFYGTIIFMYLRPNSGVSKDEDKTVSVFYTLVIPMLNPLIYSLRNKDVKDAFIRMRGNISL; encoded by the exons ATGGAGTACTCGAATCACAGCATTGTGACTGAATTCATCCTTCTGGGCTTCATGGAACATCCAGAGTTGTGGACCATTCTCTTCCTGGCATTCACCTTGATCCACATTGTCACAGTCTCAGGAAATCTTGGCATCATCATCCTAGCCGCTCTTGATGCAAACCTTCGTACCCCAATGTACTTTTTCCTCAGCAACCTGTCCTTGGTTGACGTTGGCTATTCCACTACTATCATTCCTAGCTTACTGATGACCTTTCTACAGAAGAATAGCACTATTCCATTTGCAGAGTGTACTGTGcagttcttctttttctctctgtttgcCACTGttgaat TTTGCCTTCTAGCTGTTATGGCTTATGATCGCTTCACTGCCATTTGCAACCCATTACTCTATTTTGTTACCATGTCTAAAAAGCTCTGCCTGGTGTTAGTAACAGGTGCATATATTTGTGGCTTTGTAAATTCAGCTGCTCAAACTTCATTAATATTTAGCCTGTCCTTCTGCAGCTCAAATGTTATCAATCATTTCTTTTGTGATGTTCCTCCCATCCTGAAACTTTCCTGTTCAAGCACACAAGTGGCTAACACTGTGCATTTCATCTTTTCTACTGCAATAGCCATGACCACTTTGTTGATTATCCTCATCTCCTATATCTACATTATTTTTGCCATTCTGCGGATTCGCTCTGCCCAGGGCAGACACAAAGCTTTTTCCACTTGTGCTTCTCACTTTATGGTCGTTACAATCTTCTATGGGACCATCATTTTTATGTATCTGAGGCCCAATTCTGGGGTCTCAAAGGATGAAGATAAAACTGTTTCAGTGTTTTATACCCTTGTGATCCCAATGCTAAATCCATTGATTTACAGTTTGAGAAATAAAGATGTGAAGGATGCTTTCATAAGGATGAGAGGGAATATTTCATTA
- the LOC117061096 gene encoding olfactory receptor 1019-like: protein MLIASRSHSIVTEFILLGFMEYPELRTLLFLAFILIYVVTVSGNLGIIILATRDAHLHTPMYFFLSNLSLVDVGYSTTIAPRLLMTFLQKNSTIPFTECTMQFFFFCLFVTVEVCLLAVMAYDRFTAICNPLLYFVTMSKKLCLVLVIGAYICGFVNSAAQTSVIFSLSFCSSNVINHFFCDVPPILKLSCSSTEVAYMVHFIFGTAIIMTTLLIILISYTFIIFAILRIRSAQGRYKAFSTCASHLTSVTIFYGTIIFIYLRPNSGVLKGEDKIVSVFYTLVIPMLNPFIYSLRNKDVKDAFIRMRGKISLN, encoded by the exons ATGCtgatagcttctaggagccacag CATTGTGACTGAATTCATCCTTCTGGGCTTCATGGAATATCCAGAGCTACGGACCCTTCTCTTCCTGGCATTTATCTTGATCTACGTTGTCACAGTCTCAGGAAATCTTGGCATCATCATCCTAGCCACCCGTGATGCACACCTTCATACCCCAATGTACTTTTTCCTCAGCAACCTGTCCTTGGTTGACGTTGGCTATTCCACCACTATCGCTCCTAGGTTGCTGATGACATTTCTACAAAAGAATAGCACTATTCCATTCACAGAGTGTACtatgcagtttttctttttctgtctgtTTGTCACAGTTGAAGTTTGCCTTCTAGCTGTTATGGCTTATGATCGCTTTACTGCCATTTGCAACCCATTACTCTATTTTGTTACCATGTCTAAAAAGCTCTGTCTGGTGTTAGTAATAGGTGCATATATCTGTGGCTTTGTAAATTCAGCTGCTCAGACTTCAGTGATATTTAGCCTGTCCTTCTGCAGCTCAAATGTTATCAATCATTTCTTTTGTGACGTTCCTCCCATCCTGAAACTTTCCTGTTCAAGCACAGAAGTGGCTTACATGGTGCATTTCATCTTTGGTACTGCAATAATCATGACCACTTTGTTGATTATCCTCATCTCCTATACCTTCATTATTTTTGCCATTCTGCGGATTCGCTCTGCCCAGGGCAGATACAAAGCTTTTTCCACTTGTGCCTCCCACCTCACATCTGTAACAATCTTCTATGGGACCATCATCTTTATTTATCTGAGGCCCAATTCTGGGGTCTTAAAGGGTGAAGATAAAATTGTTTCAGTGTTCTATACTCTTGTGATCCCGATGCTAAATCCATTCATCTACAGTCTGAGAAATAAAGACGTGAAGGATGCTTTCATAAGAATGAGAGGGAAGATTTCATTAAATTAA
- the LOC117061107 gene encoding olfactory receptor 1019-like, with protein MEFLNHSIVTEFILLGFMEYPELRTLLFLAFILIYIVTVSGNLGIIILATRDAHLHTPMYFFLSNLSLVDIAYSTTIAPRLLMTFVANNNAIPFTECTMQFFFFCLFVTVEACLLAVMAYDRFTAICNPLLYFVAMSKKLCLVLVIGAYICGFVNSAAQTSVIFSLSFCSSNVISHFFCDLPPILKLSCSSTEVANMVHFIFATAIIMTTLLIILISYTFIIFAILRIRSAQGRYKAFSTCASHLTSVTIFYGTIIFIYLRPNSGLLKGEDKIVSVFYTLVIPMLNPFIYSLRNKDVKDAFKRMRGKISLN; from the coding sequence ATGGAATTCCTGAATCACAGTATTGTGACTGAATTCATCCTTCTGGGCTTCATGGAATATCCAGAGCTACGGACCCTTCTCTTCCTGGCATTTATCTTGATCTACATTGTCACAGTCTCAGGAAATCTTGGCATCATCATCCTAGCCACCCGTGATGCACACCTTCATACTCCAATGTACTTTTTCCTCAGCAACCTGTCCTTGGTTGACATTGCGTATTCCACTACTATCGCTCCCAGGTTGCTGATGACCTTTGTAGCGAACAACAATGCTATTCCGTTCACAGAGTGTACtatgcagtttttctttttctgtctgtTTGTCACAGTTGAAGCTTGCCTTCTAGCTGTTATGGCTTATGATCGCTTTACTGCCATTTGCAACCCATTACTCTATTTTGTTGCCATGTCTAAAAAGCTCTGTCTGGTGTTAGTAATAGGTGCATATATCTGTGGCTTTGTAAATTCAGCTGCTCAGACTTCAGTGATATTTAGCCTGTCCTTCTGCAGCTCAAATGTTATCAGTCATTTCTTTTGTGACCTTCCTCCCATCCTGAAACTTTCCTGTTCAAGCACAGAAGTGGCTAACATGGTGCATTTCATCTTTGCTACAGCAATAATCATGACAACTTTGTTGATTATCCTCATCTCCTATACCTTCATTATTTTTGCCATTCTGCGGATTCGCTCTGCCCAGGGCAGATACAAAGCTTTTTCCACTTGTGCCTCCCACCTCACATCTGTAACAATCTTCTATGGGACCATCATCTTTATTTATCTGAGGCCCAATTCTGGGCTCTTAAAGGGTGAAGATAAAATTGTTTCAGTGTTCTATACTCTTGTGATCCCGATGCTAAATCCATTCATCTACAGTCTGAGAAATAAAGACGTGAAGGATGCTTTCAAAAGGATGAGAGGGAAGATTTCATTAAATTAA
- the LOC117044229 gene encoding LOW QUALITY PROTEIN: olfactory receptor 1019-like (The sequence of the model RefSeq protein was modified relative to this genomic sequence to represent the inferred CDS: inserted 1 base in 1 codon) has product MSKKLCYLLVAVSYLTSCVNAAVQTSFIFSLSFCRSNIINHFFCDVVPILRLSCSDTRVIDMIHFXFSTAVVSIPILGILVSYSYILVTILRISSAEGRRKAFSTCASHLTAVTIFYGTVAFMYLRPSSKYSVEQDKIISVFYTLAIPMLNPLIYSLRNKEVKEAFKRMVGERIISQR; this is encoded by the exons ATGTCCAAAAAGCTCTGTTATTTGCTCGTGGCTGTTTCGTACCTAACAAGTTGTGTGAATGCAGCGGTCCAGACTTCATTTATATTTAGTTTGTCCTTCTGTAGATCCAACATCATCAACCATTTCTTCTGTGATGTGGTCCCTATTCTAAGGCTCTCCTGTTCAGATACAAGAGTCATTGATATGATTCATT AGTTCTCAACAGCAGTTGTATCAATACCTATCCTGGGTATTCTGGTGTCTTACAGTTACATACTTGTCACCATCCTTCGGATCAGCTCAGCCGAGGGCAGACGAAAAGCCTTCTCCACCTGTGCCTCCCACCTTACAGCTGTCACCATTTTCTATGGCACAGTTGCTTTCATGTACTTAAGGCCCAGTTCAAAATATTCAGTGGAGCAAGACAAAATCATCTCTGTGTTTTACACCCTTGCAATACCTATGCTGAATCCACTCATCTACAGTCTGAGAAACAAGGAGGTAAAAGAGGCTTTCAAAAGGATGGTTGGGGAAAGGATTATCTCTCAGAGATGA